From a region of the Arachis ipaensis cultivar K30076 chromosome B09, Araip1.1, whole genome shotgun sequence genome:
- the LOC110266861 gene encoding uncharacterized protein LOC110266861 has translation MDQQGNWDKYLPLIEFAYNNSYQKSIRMAPYEALYRRKCQSLLCCMTRRKAAFWGQTWYKKLPNGLSTFERRFKLPKVDKRAMQILGYNPDESHILQPETVQLRADMTYQTLPVRIVERSDKQLRDKTVSLVKVAWEQTGTEEYIWMLEDKMRTDYPFLFSVAVGAAGKPDIPAMKIMIFHAYLMCI, from the exons ATGGACCAACAGGGTAACTGGGACAAATACTTGCCATTGATTGAGTTTGCTTacaacaacagttatcaaaagaGTATCAGAATGGCACCATATGAGGCCCTCTACAGAAGAAAGTGTCAATCACTATTATGCTGTATGACAAGGAGGAAGGCAGCTTTTTGGGGCCAGACTTGgtacaagaaactaccaaacGGATTAAGCACATTCGAGAGAAGATTCAAACTGCCCAAAGTCGACAAAAGAGCTATGCAGATATTAGGC TATAATCCCGACGAAAGCcacattttacaaccagagacagtacagctGCGAGCCGACATGACATATCAAACCCTACCAGTCAGGATTGTGGAACGAAGTGACAAACAGCTTAGAGATAAGACAGTATCATTGGTTAAGGTAGCATGGGAACAAACTGGAACTGAAGAGTACATATGGATGCTGGAAGACAAGATGAGAACAGACTACCCGTTTCTCTTTTCAG tGGCTGTTGGTGCTGCTGGAAAACCTGACATTCCAGCCATGAAAATCATGATTTTTCATGCttatttgatgtgtatttga